One window of the Candidatus Tanganyikabacteria bacterium genome contains the following:
- a CDS encoding HU family DNA-binding protein has translation MNREELAARIADRAGVQRRVANTVMTAVFDTISEALGEDEKITIAGFGTFEARERAGRVGRNPRTGETIRIAPRRVPAFTPGKGLRDRVMGVEMVSAEPEREDEE, from the coding sequence GTGAATCGAGAAGAACTGGCTGCCCGCATCGCCGACAGGGCCGGCGTGCAGCGCCGGGTGGCCAACACGGTCATGACCGCCGTGTTCGACACCATTTCCGAAGCCCTTGGCGAGGACGAGAAGATCACCATCGCCGGGTTCGGGACTTTCGAAGCCCGGGAGCGCGCCGGCCGCGTGGGCCGCAACCCGCGGACCGGGGAGACCATCCGCATCGCCCCCCGCCGCGTCCCGGCGTTCACGCCCGGCAAGGGCCTGCGCGATCGCGTGATGGGGGTGGAGATGGTGTCTGCGGAACCCGAGCGGGAGGATGAGGAGTAA
- a CDS encoding DUF370 domain-containing protein: MEPRLINIGFGNFVSANRVVAIVSPESAPIKRFIQEARESRTLVDATYGRRTRAVIITDTPSIILSAIQPETVAHRFEEASGNQDGD; this comes from the coding sequence ATGGAACCGCGGCTAATCAACATCGGCTTCGGCAACTTCGTGTCGGCCAACCGCGTCGTGGCCATCGTCAGTCCGGAATCCGCGCCCATCAAGCGCTTCATCCAGGAGGCCCGCGAGAGCCGCACGCTGGTGGACGCCACCTACGGCCGCCGCACCCGGGCCGTCATCATCACGGACACGCCCAGCATCATCCTGTCGGCCATCCAGCCCGAGACGGTGGCGCACAGGTTCGAGGAAGCCAGTGGAAATCAAGACGGCGACTAG
- the gmk gene encoding guanylate kinase, translated as MLIVVSGPSGVGKGTLVQELLRRRPELVMSISVTTRPPRAGEEDGVHYFFRTEDEFMLLVQNDDLLEYAQFVTGLYYGTPRAFVEEAIAQGQDVLLEIDVKGAIQVKERWPHGVYIFLLPPTMEELEARLEKRQTEAAEAIRQRLTVAVDELNFLPLYDYQVVNDDITAAAGKLEAIILAERCRVKRRLPQR; from the coding sequence ATGCTCATCGTGGTCTCGGGCCCGTCGGGCGTGGGCAAGGGCACGCTCGTCCAGGAACTGCTGCGGCGGCGCCCGGAGCTCGTCATGTCGATCAGCGTCACCACGCGGCCGCCGCGGGCCGGCGAGGAGGACGGCGTCCACTACTTCTTCCGGACCGAAGACGAGTTCATGCTGCTGGTCCAGAACGACGACCTGCTCGAATACGCGCAATTCGTGACGGGCCTGTACTACGGGACGCCGCGCGCCTTCGTGGAAGAGGCGATCGCCCAGGGGCAGGACGTCCTGCTGGAGATCGACGTCAAGGGGGCGATCCAGGTGAAGGAGCGATGGCCGCACGGCGTCTACATCTTCCTCCTGCCTCCCACGATGGAGGAGCTGGAGGCCCGCCTCGAGAAGCGCCAGACCGAGGCCGCCGAGGCGATCCGCCAGCGCCTCACGGTGGCCGTGGACGAGCTCAACTTCCTGCCCCTCTACGATTACCAGGTGGTCAACGACGACATCACCGCGGCTGCAGGCAAGCTGGAAGCAATCATCCTGGCCGAACGCTGCCGCGTGAAGCGGCGGCTCCCCCAGAGATAA
- a CDS encoding DNA-directed RNA polymerase subunit omega, whose translation METREVTIDHSDLLIQHPNKYELVLKVARRAKQIKDDNARMPGNETMKPIPAAITEMLTEQHEAIHEM comes from the coding sequence ATGGAAACGCGCGAAGTCACGATCGATCACAGCGACCTGCTGATCCAGCACCCCAACAAGTACGAACTCGTCTTGAAGGTGGCGCGCCGCGCCAAGCAGATCAAGGACGACAATGCCCGCATGCCCGGCAACGAGACGATGAAGCCCATCCCGGCCGCCATCACCGAGATGCTCACCGAGCAGCACGAAGCCATCCACGAGATGTAA
- the coaBC gene encoding bifunctional phosphopantothenoylcysteine decarboxylase/phosphopantothenate--cysteine ligase CoaBC produces MATILLGVTGGIAAYKAADLASKLTGRGHAVHTVMTANATRFVTPLTFETVTRLPVRTDDFAAGDHIAHIDLARKPDLALVAPATANFLAKLAHGLADDLLSTTLLATTAPIMVAPAMNVEMWRNPATASNVATLRGRGVSVLEPGVGDMACGEHGEGRLPEVPDLLAAVEGFLAARRQLAGKTVLVTAGGTREPIDPVRFIGNRSSGKMGLALAAEAARRGARVVLVAAAGVPTAAAGAAEVVRADTAAQMADAVLARLAQADVLIMAAAVADWRPAAAAPHKLKKQQGAPTIALEPTVDILAEAGRMRRDGQLIVGFAAETEDLEANARAKLAAKGADLVVANDAAAAMEADDNAVVVVGREGVVADLPRQPKAALAAALWDRFARFL; encoded by the coding sequence ATGGCTACGATTCTGCTCGGAGTGACCGGAGGCATCGCCGCCTACAAGGCGGCCGATCTGGCTTCCAAGCTCACGGGGCGCGGCCACGCGGTCCATACCGTCATGACCGCTAATGCGACGCGGTTCGTCACGCCGCTGACCTTCGAGACGGTCACCCGCCTGCCCGTCAGGACCGACGACTTCGCGGCGGGCGACCACATCGCGCACATCGACCTGGCCCGCAAGCCGGACCTGGCGCTGGTGGCGCCGGCGACCGCCAACTTCCTAGCCAAGCTCGCGCACGGCCTGGCCGACGATCTGCTGTCCACCACGCTCCTGGCCACCACCGCGCCGATCATGGTCGCCCCGGCGATGAACGTCGAGATGTGGCGCAATCCCGCCACCGCGAGCAACGTCGCGACCTTGCGCGGGCGCGGCGTCAGCGTGCTGGAGCCCGGCGTGGGCGACATGGCCTGCGGCGAGCACGGCGAGGGCCGCCTCCCGGAGGTTCCCGACCTGCTGGCGGCCGTCGAGGGGTTCCTCGCCGCCCGGCGGCAACTTGCCGGCAAGACCGTGCTGGTCACGGCCGGCGGCACGCGCGAGCCAATTGATCCGGTGCGCTTCATCGGCAACCGGTCGAGCGGCAAGATGGGGCTGGCCCTTGCGGCGGAAGCCGCGCGGCGCGGCGCCCGCGTGGTCCTGGTCGCCGCGGCGGGAGTGCCGACCGCGGCGGCCGGCGCGGCCGAGGTGGTGCGGGCGGATACTGCCGCGCAGATGGCCGACGCCGTGCTGGCGCGCCTGGCGCAAGCCGACGTCTTGATCATGGCCGCCGCGGTGGCAGACTGGCGGCCGGCGGCGGCTGCTCCCCACAAGCTCAAGAAGCAGCAGGGAGCCCCCACGATCGCCCTCGAGCCCACCGTGGACATCCTGGCGGAGGCGGGAAGGATGCGTCGCGACGGCCAACTGATCGTGGGTTTCGCCGCGGAGACCGAAGACCTGGAGGCAAATGCCCGGGCCAAGCTCGCGGCAAAGGGCGCCGACCTGGTGGTCGCCAACGACGCCGCGGCGGCCATGGAGGCCGACGACAACGCGGTGGTGGTCGTCGGCCGGGAGGGTGTCGTCGCGGACCTGCCGAGGCAACCCAAGGCGGCGCTCGCGGCGGCGCTGTGGGATCGGTTCGCCCGGTTCCTGTAG
- the priA gene encoding primosomal protein N': MKFAEVLVDVPAASQAYTYSVPWDLEPLVEAGVAVRVPFGSRQDVGGFVVRYPAEAPPAQAKAIRRVSSGSLLPGPMRALLDWVADHYLASRYQVYAAALPKGLLKGEAHDRLQLHAALVPGAAPESPPTARQAAILAHLERLGGIAAVADLVRDLRVARTTLDALARRGLLRLEMRAVRRSAPRTDALEHPPDLTADQAAAVAAIRGGKAGEIFLLHGVTGSGKTEVYLRAISDTLARGQKAIVLVPEIALTPQTISRFAARFGDRIAVLHSGLSDGERFDEWSRARAGTAQVVVGARSAVFAPLEPLGLIVVDEEHDGAYKQDQAPRYHARAVALRRAQLEGARVVLGSATPSVEAWHAAQKGAFRLLELPNRVAGLDLPPVQLVDMRQEALSGPRSLFGRALTRALREVLEAGDQAIILLNRRGHSPFVLCQVCGGTAECPHCSVSLTYHRSGAQALRCHYCGFARADVTRCDTCGARASRYLGAGTQKVVEALQALLPAARILRLDRDSTSRKDAHFEILEAFAAGEADILVGTQMVAKGLDFPRVSLVGVLGADAALRLPDFRSAERTFQLVTQVAGRAGRARPGRVVVQAYASDHPALVAAAAHDYGRFVAAELADREGTLYPPFGRLLVLTISAKSAERAEEAAGDLRHAIAHLPAEILGPAPAPIALLHGLHRVLVVVKTRRLPEVLVGLRSEVARVAARRRHVRISVDVDAMSML; encoded by the coding sequence ATGAAGTTCGCCGAAGTGCTGGTGGACGTGCCGGCGGCCAGCCAGGCCTACACCTACAGCGTGCCATGGGATCTCGAGCCCTTGGTGGAGGCGGGCGTCGCGGTGCGCGTGCCCTTCGGCAGCCGCCAGGACGTGGGCGGTTTCGTGGTGCGCTACCCGGCCGAGGCTCCGCCCGCCCAGGCGAAGGCCATCCGCCGCGTCAGCTCGGGGAGCCTCCTGCCCGGTCCCATGCGGGCTTTGCTCGACTGGGTGGCCGACCACTACCTCGCCTCCCGCTACCAGGTCTACGCGGCCGCCCTGCCCAAGGGTCTGCTCAAGGGCGAGGCCCACGATCGGCTGCAGCTCCATGCGGCGCTGGTCCCGGGAGCCGCTCCGGAAAGTCCGCCGACCGCCCGCCAGGCAGCCATTCTCGCGCACCTGGAGCGCCTGGGCGGCATCGCGGCCGTGGCCGATCTGGTCCGCGACCTGCGGGTCGCGCGGACCACCCTGGACGCGCTGGCGCGCCGCGGCCTCCTCCGGCTCGAGATGCGGGCCGTGCGCCGGTCGGCGCCGCGCACGGACGCCCTCGAGCACCCCCCCGACCTCACGGCCGATCAGGCGGCCGCGGTGGCGGCCATCCGCGGCGGGAAGGCCGGCGAGATCTTCCTTCTTCACGGCGTGACAGGCTCCGGCAAGACCGAGGTGTACCTGCGGGCCATCTCCGACACCCTCGCCCGCGGCCAGAAGGCCATCGTGCTGGTGCCCGAGATCGCGCTGACCCCGCAGACCATCTCGCGCTTCGCGGCGCGCTTCGGCGACCGCATCGCGGTGCTCCACAGCGGCCTGTCGGACGGCGAGCGCTTCGATGAATGGAGCCGGGCGCGGGCCGGAACGGCGCAGGTCGTGGTGGGCGCCCGTTCGGCGGTCTTCGCGCCGCTCGAGCCCCTGGGACTGATCGTCGTGGACGAAGAGCACGACGGCGCCTACAAGCAGGACCAGGCGCCCCGCTACCACGCGCGGGCCGTGGCGTTGCGGCGGGCGCAGCTTGAAGGCGCGCGCGTCGTGCTGGGCAGCGCGACGCCCTCGGTCGAGGCCTGGCATGCGGCGCAGAAGGGCGCATTCCGGCTGCTGGAGCTGCCAAACCGGGTCGCCGGCCTCGATCTGCCCCCGGTTCAGCTGGTGGACATGCGGCAAGAAGCGCTCTCGGGCCCCCGCAGCCTGTTTGGCCGCGCCCTGACGCGGGCGCTGCGCGAGGTCCTGGAGGCGGGGGACCAGGCCATCATCCTGCTCAACCGGCGCGGCCACTCGCCTTTCGTGCTCTGCCAGGTCTGCGGGGGCACGGCCGAGTGCCCGCACTGCTCGGTCTCGCTGACGTATCACCGCAGCGGCGCGCAGGCCCTGCGCTGCCACTACTGCGGCTTCGCCCGCGCCGACGTCACCCGCTGCGATACCTGCGGGGCCCGGGCCTCACGCTACCTGGGCGCGGGCACGCAGAAGGTGGTCGAAGCCCTCCAGGCCCTGTTGCCGGCCGCCCGCATCCTGCGCCTGGACCGCGACAGCACCTCGCGCAAGGATGCCCACTTCGAGATTCTGGAGGCCTTCGCGGCCGGTGAGGCCGACATCCTGGTAGGCACGCAGATGGTCGCCAAGGGCCTGGATTTCCCGCGGGTGTCGCTGGTGGGCGTCCTGGGCGCCGACGCCGCGCTGCGGCTACCCGACTTCCGCAGCGCCGAGCGCACGTTCCAGCTCGTGACGCAGGTCGCCGGCCGCGCCGGCCGCGCGCGTCCCGGGCGCGTCGTCGTGCAGGCCTATGCATCCGACCATCCGGCACTGGTCGCCGCCGCCGCCCACGACTACGGGCGTTTCGTGGCCGCCGAACTCGCCGATCGCGAGGGGACCCTATATCCACCTTTCGGGCGGCTGCTGGTCCTCACGATCAGCGCGAAGTCCGCGGAGCGGGCAGAAGAAGCCGCCGGCGACCTGCGCCACGCGATCGCGCACCTCCCTGCCGAAATCCTCGGCCCTGCTCCGGCGCCGATCGCCTTGCTGCACGGCCTTCACCGCGTGCTGGTGGTGGTCAAGACCCGTCGGTTGCCCGAAGTGCTCGTTGGTCTCCGGTCCGAGGTAGCTCGCGTTGCTGCCAGGCGCAGGCACGTCCGTATCTCCGTCGATGTCGACGCGATGTCGATGTTGTAG
- a CDS encoding Hsp20/alpha crystallin family protein — MMMSQQYTPGFVGGYQPIDAIRTDLNRLFYGDPRTGEALGAPHWQQPGYAPVYPQFGPQGFIPVQADPRWADPRWADPRFAFDPRLALDPRLGVDPRLSVDPRLSVDPRLTWMAPQVHSAHLYSSLSPQVNCAETPDAHLLVVELPGVDIRDTSLQVAGNQLILTAFRKPIWNNGTVTVGYYQTEGRFGTLRRVFHLPPGYPASQIQANFVNGQITIVLPKAAVPMGQTTPAANVAINAAIPAV; from the coding sequence ATGATGATGAGCCAGCAGTACACGCCAGGCTTCGTCGGCGGCTATCAGCCGATCGACGCGATCCGCACCGACCTCAATCGCCTCTTCTACGGCGATCCGCGCACCGGCGAAGCGCTCGGGGCCCCGCACTGGCAGCAGCCGGGCTACGCGCCGGTCTACCCGCAGTTCGGGCCGCAGGGCTTCATCCCCGTGCAGGCCGATCCGCGCTGGGCCGATCCCCGCTGGGCCGATCCCCGCTTCGCCTTCGATCCGCGCCTCGCCCTGGATCCGCGGCTGGGCGTCGATCCCCGGCTGAGCGTCGATCCGCGGCTGAGCGTCGATCCGCGGCTCACCTGGATGGCCCCGCAGGTCCATAGCGCCCACCTCTACAGCTCGCTCTCGCCCCAGGTCAACTGCGCCGAGACCCCCGACGCCCACCTCCTGGTCGTCGAACTGCCCGGCGTCGACATCCGCGACACGAGCCTCCAGGTGGCCGGCAATCAGCTCATCCTCACGGCGTTCCGCAAGCCGATCTGGAACAACGGCACGGTCACGGTGGGCTACTACCAGACCGAAGGCCGCTTCGGCACCCTCCGCCGCGTGTTCCACCTGCCGCCCGGCTACCCGGCCTCCCAGATCCAGGCCAACTTCGTGAACGGCCAGATCACCATCGTGCTGCCCAAGGCCGCCGTGCCGATGGGCCAGACGACTCCGGCCGCCAACGTGGCCATCAACGCCGCGATTCCCGCCGTCTAA
- a CDS encoding Hsp20/alpha crystallin family protein, with amino-acid sequence MLLQSGYIEAPSVDANFAETPEAYLIAVELPGIEVKDISLQVVGQQLAITAFRKPIWTSGAVTAGFTMTEGRFGTLRRSISLPPDANATGVAAQHGNGLLTITIPKTGNGAAHAPGVPVANVAIQAASL; translated from the coding sequence ATGTTGCTCCAGTCCGGATACATCGAGGCGCCGAGCGTCGACGCCAACTTCGCCGAGACCCCGGAAGCCTACCTGATTGCGGTGGAGTTACCCGGGATCGAGGTGAAGGACATTTCCCTGCAGGTGGTGGGGCAACAGCTCGCGATCACCGCCTTTCGCAAGCCCATCTGGACCTCCGGTGCCGTCACCGCCGGGTTCACGATGACCGAAGGCCGTTTCGGAACTTTGCGCCGCAGCATCAGCCTGCCGCCGGATGCCAACGCCACCGGCGTGGCCGCCCAGCATGGCAATGGCCTGCTCACGATCACCATCCCCAAAACCGGCAACGGGGCGGCCCATGCGCCCGGAGTCCCCGTGGCGAACGTGGCGATTCAAGCCGCCTCCCTGTAA